The following DNA comes from Camelina sativa cultivar DH55 chromosome 14, Cs, whole genome shotgun sequence.
ttggACAGGGTAAGGTTTCTTTAGAATCAAATGATTCTGTAAAGGATGAACCAGAGGAACCAATGGAGGGGGAGAAGTTATCAGACTCTGTGTTGATTGATGACAAGTTTGAAGAGCtttgtgatgatgatcagaCAGCTGGCACTTCCCTTTGCCACAAAGATCCAATATCTTCTCCAGCATCTCAATCTATGACTGTAATAACATGTAATGATGATACTTTTGTATCTCCCTCTGGGATTTCTACGGGTGTCCCAAATCTAATCCCATTCGCTACAGAGATTCAAGCTACACCTGTTCAAGACAGTGTGGCCAACACTAGGTCCTTTAGCAGCAACTCTATGAAAGGTTTGTGGCTgttctctcatctttttttctaCAAGTCTTGGAGTTGCTATTCTCTGCAGTTTTGTTAGTTTCATCATGTTCAACTCTTCGTGTGTAGTTAATCAAGATGAGTTCTGCATTGAAGACTTCGATGTTGGTCCCTTGGATACCATTGATTTGTATGACATGACAACTCGAGAAGACCCCTCAGATTTTGACGACAATTTGCTATATGCAACGCGTGACAGGACTAAGCAACTCAGATCATTCAAGGtggtcctctctctctttctctcacacaTATACACAAATGTGTTTGTGCACGTACTTTCAACAGCAACAGCTAGTTTCGGACCATGGGGAAACAATTTTTAGTTCCATCCTATGAAAGTTGAAAAGATATGCATGATCTATCAATCTGTCATAAGATTGAATACTGTTTTCCCAATCTCCTTATTCCtaatatgtttcttctttaccATCAGAGAAAGATAATGGATGCTTTaactaccaaaaaaagaagagagaaggaatATGAGCAGCTTGCAATATGGTTCGGAGACGCAGACATGGGTTGTGATCTTGTAAACACTAAAGAACATGCTAACGCTAAAGAACATGCTACAACTTCTCCAGACTCCAAAAGCTCACAGTCAAATGTGCCATTTGTATCAGAAGATTCTGAGTGGGAGATATTGTAAAGATAAAAAGGAGTTCTATTTTGGTGAGGCTCATGTGATGCTTTTGAACATATCAAGAATAATTTTGTAACTAATatggaaaaaacaaattcttcttTCGGTTCCGTCTAGTTTCTTTGGTGCTTTAGACAAGAAAATTGTTCCAACTAAGCATGGAACAAGTATGGTTGATTAGATAAAAAGCAGGAGATTAACACATCTGAAAAGTTAATTCATATTTTCTGTACAGCAAAAATCCTAATACAGAAATCAATCCGTTTGGGAAGAGTTATCGACTTANATATGCAACGCGTGACAGGACTAAGCAACTCAGATCATTCAAGGtggtcctctctctctttctctcacacaTATACACAAATGTGTTTGTGCACGTACTTTCAACAGCAACAGCTAGTTTCGGACCATGGGGAAACAATTTTTAGTTCCATCCTATGAAAGTTGAAAAGATATGCATGATCTATCAATCTGTCATAAGATTGAATACTGTTTTCCCAATCTCCTTATTCCtaatatgtttcttctttaccATCAGAGAAAGATAATGGATGCTTTaactaccaaaaaaagaagagagaaggaatATGAGCAGCTTGCAATATGGTTCGGAGACGCAGACATGGGTTGTGATCTTGTAAACACTAAAGAACATGCTAACGCTAAAGAACATGCTACAACTTCTCCAGACTCCAAAAGCTCACAGTCAAATGTGCCATTTGTATCAGAAGATTCTGAGTGGGAGA
Coding sequences within:
- the LOC104740475 gene encoding uncharacterized protein LOC104740475 translates to MSRDSKGRAWYGKVYRRLETILVDVDSFVSQGKVSLESNDSVKDEPEEPMEGEKLSDSVLIDDKFEELCDDDQTAGTSLCHKDPISSPASQSMTVITCNDDTFVSPSGISTGVPNLIPFATEIQATPVQDSVANTRSFSSNSMKVNQDEFCIEDFDVGPLDTIDLYDMTTREDPSDFDDNLLYATRDRTKQLRSFKRKIMDALTTKKRREKEYEQLAIWFGDADMGCDLVNTKEHANAKEHATTSPDSKSSQSNVPFVSEDSEWEIL